A window of the Meiothermus sp. CFH 77666 genome harbors these coding sequences:
- a CDS encoding histidine phosphatase family protein, whose product MGSIYVTLLRHGRSLADDQKVHEGRYDAPLTEVGLGQAQARLEEFRAQKLRFDRIISSPLQRARTVAELMSEGLGVPLELEADWMEQDNGFMAGLSYEEGQQRFPEPNFRNPYEKPFGGSGESGWELYSRAARAVQRLVSRGAGSYLVVAHGGVLNAALRVILGIPPTANEQGIRFSFADLGYAMLEYRPKQHIWHLDRFEMGFNTRA is encoded by the coding sequence ATGGGTTCCATTTACGTCACCCTGCTCCGCCATGGGCGCTCTCTGGCCGACGATCAGAAGGTACATGAGGGCCGCTACGACGCACCCCTCACGGAAGTGGGTCTGGGCCAGGCCCAAGCACGCCTGGAGGAGTTTCGCGCCCAAAAGCTTCGCTTTGACCGGATTATCTCGAGCCCCCTGCAACGTGCGCGAACGGTGGCCGAGTTGATGAGTGAGGGCCTTGGGGTGCCGCTGGAGCTCGAGGCCGACTGGATGGAGCAAGACAACGGCTTTATGGCCGGACTATCCTACGAGGAAGGCCAGCAACGTTTCCCCGAGCCCAACTTCCGCAACCCCTATGAAAAACCCTTTGGTGGCAGTGGAGAGAGCGGGTGGGAGCTTTACAGCCGGGCTGCCCGCGCTGTGCAGAGGCTGGTGAGCCGAGGTGCCGGGTCATATCTGGTGGTGGCCCACGGGGGCGTATTGAACGCCGCACTAAGGGTCATCCTGGGTATTCCCCCAACTGCCAACGAGCAGGGCATCCGGTTCTCATTTGCCGACCTTGGCTATGCCATGCTGGAGTACCGCCCCAAGCAGCACATCTGGCACCTGGACAGGTTCGAGATGGGCTTCAATACCAGGGCTTGA
- a CDS encoding MarR family transcriptional regulator, which yields MSDSLHHFVEEFALAYEAAGIPRTAGRILGWLMVCDPPEQTASQLVEALGASKASISTMTRLLVQMHLIERVPKRGSRQDYFRIRPGTWSERVKNGLAGLSVYKTLADKGLRLLENAPPERSERLREMRALYAFFEEELQGLFERYERGKRKRKG from the coding sequence ATGTCCGACAGCCTGCACCACTTCGTCGAGGAGTTCGCCCTGGCCTACGAAGCGGCTGGGATTCCTCGCACGGCGGGGCGTATTTTGGGCTGGTTGATGGTCTGCGACCCCCCCGAGCAGACCGCCTCGCAGTTGGTGGAGGCGCTGGGGGCCAGCAAGGCTTCCATCAGCACCATGACCCGGCTGCTGGTGCAGATGCACCTGATCGAGCGGGTGCCCAAGCGGGGCTCGAGGCAGGACTACTTTCGCATCCGACCCGGCACCTGGAGTGAGCGGGTTAAAAACGGTCTGGCAGGCTTGAGCGTCTACAAAACGTTGGCCGACAAGGGCCTGCGGCTGCTGGAAAACGCCCCCCCCGAACGCAGCGAAAGGCTGCGCGAGATGCGGGCGCTCTACGCTTTCTTCGAGGAGGAGTTGCAGGGGCTGTTCGAGCGCTACGAGCGCGGAAAACGCAAACGAAAGGGTTGA
- a CDS encoding FtsX-like permease family protein: MQQNFSGMAALPRLAWRNLWRHRRRTLLLMLVVAYTTITTILFWGVQDGFTQSVQLGNARFLSAPALITTPQYFEDPDPEQGLPSLDFLARIQTQPGVNAAAPRLEFPTLIRSAYTADAAKARGVDPALEARVSNIPTAIAAGRMLEKPGEVVLGQQLAERLDVRLGERVVLDTSALAGPQALGLQVVGLVQSGIAPVDRGTVLVHLQDARLLTGLQTATGVALDVTRGQEARIAEALQLVLPQNIRAYDLTQLLGGLSSAIGTKQSSTFLIGMIFSLFAALAVTSTVLVSVLERTREFGMMGAIGMNPPRLATMVTLETVLATSIGWGVGLVLGYALNFWMATQNVLGPIFASYGAAWEILGTGGEIYTAQSPLYALYAALTIVLAAFFSILIPARRVLSLNPAEAMRTE; the protein is encoded by the coding sequence ATGCAACAAAACTTTTCTGGCATGGCAGCCCTGCCCCGGCTGGCCTGGCGCAACCTCTGGCGGCATCGGCGACGCACCTTGCTGCTGATGCTGGTGGTCGCTTACACCACCATTACCACCATTCTGTTCTGGGGGGTGCAGGATGGCTTCACCCAGTCGGTACAGCTTGGCAACGCCCGATTTCTGAGTGCACCGGCCCTCATTACCACCCCGCAGTACTTCGAAGACCCCGACCCCGAACAGGGCTTGCCCAGCCTGGACTTTCTGGCTCGGATACAAACCCAACCCGGCGTGAATGCGGCGGCACCCCGCCTCGAGTTTCCCACCCTGATTCGCTCGGCCTACACCGCCGATGCGGCCAAGGCCCGCGGGGTGGATCCCGCCCTCGAGGCCAGAGTGAGCAACATTCCCACCGCCATTGCTGCGGGTCGGATGCTGGAAAAACCGGGCGAGGTGGTGCTGGGGCAACAACTGGCCGAGCGCCTGGACGTGCGGCTGGGCGAACGGGTGGTGCTGGATACCTCGGCGCTGGCAGGGCCACAGGCCCTGGGGTTGCAGGTGGTGGGGCTGGTGCAGTCGGGGATTGCCCCGGTAGACCGGGGCACGGTGCTGGTGCACCTTCAGGATGCCCGCCTGCTCACCGGATTGCAGACCGCCACCGGGGTTGCCCTGGACGTGACCCGGGGCCAGGAAGCCCGCATTGCCGAGGCCCTGCAACTGGTGCTGCCACAAAACATTCGGGCCTACGACCTGACCCAGCTGCTGGGGGGTCTCTCCTCGGCGATTGGCACCAAACAGAGTTCAACCTTCTTGATCGGGATGATTTTTTCGTTATTTGCCGCGCTGGCCGTGACCAGCACGGTATTGGTGAGCGTACTCGAGCGCACCCGCGAGTTCGGCATGATGGGGGCCATCGGCATGAACCCCCCTCGGCTGGCCACCATGGTCACGCTCGAGACGGTGCTGGCTACCAGCATCGGCTGGGGGGTGGGGCTGGTGTTGGGCTACGCTCTCAACTTCTGGATGGCCACCCAGAACGTGCTGGGGCCTATCTTTGCCAGCTATGGAGCGGCCTGGGAAATCCTGGGCACCGGCGGTGAAATTTACACCGCCCAAAGCCCCCTCTACGCCCTCTATGCGGCCCTTACCATTGTACTGGCCGCGTTCTTCTCGATTCTGATTCCGGCCCGACGGGTGCTCTCACTCAACCCCGCCGAGGCCATGCGGACGGAGTGA
- the gabT gene encoding 4-aminobutyrate--2-oxoglutarate transaminase, with translation MIQAPSKNQTLIERRHKVVPRGVSQVHPIVVARAQGGKIWDVEGREYLDWFGGIGVLNVGHNHPRVVEAVEKQLHQYMHTCFPGVAYEPYIELAERLTATAPIGGDKKAFFLNTGVEATENAIKIARSFTNRPGVIAFRGSFHGRTLMGMTLTGKSNPYRQNFGPFAPEVYHAPYPNEYHGIDTRKALDGLHEVFDTAVAPERVAAIIIEPQLGEGGFVPAPKPFLKALRSLTQKHGIVFIDDEVQTGMGRTGKFWAIEHAEVEPDLICFAKSIGGGLPIGGVLGKAEIMDAPAVGGLGSTFGGNPLACAAALAVLDIFEQENLLEKAQKLGDILHEGFRQIQARFPQTVGDVRGLGPMIAMELVKDPTAKSPDAHLTQRLLEIACEKGLLLFKAGMHSNVIRCLVPLVVSEEEARKGLEILEASLEQALSEAK, from the coding sequence ATGATTCAAGCCCCTTCCAAAAACCAAACCCTGATCGAACGGCGGCACAAAGTGGTGCCCAGAGGCGTCTCGCAGGTACACCCCATCGTGGTTGCCCGCGCTCAGGGTGGCAAAATTTGGGATGTCGAGGGCAGGGAGTACCTGGACTGGTTCGGCGGTATTGGCGTGCTCAATGTGGGGCACAACCACCCCAGGGTGGTAGAAGCAGTTGAAAAGCAACTGCACCAGTACATGCACACCTGCTTTCCCGGCGTGGCCTACGAACCCTACATCGAGCTGGCCGAGCGGCTTACGGCCACCGCACCCATTGGCGGCGATAAAAAGGCTTTCTTCCTCAACACCGGCGTGGAGGCCACCGAGAACGCCATCAAAATTGCCCGCTCCTTCACCAATCGGCCCGGCGTGATTGCCTTCCGGGGCAGCTTCCACGGGCGCACCCTGATGGGCATGACCCTCACCGGCAAGTCCAACCCCTACCGCCAGAACTTTGGCCCCTTTGCCCCCGAGGTCTACCACGCGCCCTATCCCAACGAGTACCACGGCATAGACACCCGCAAGGCCCTGGACGGTCTTCATGAGGTTTTCGACACTGCTGTTGCGCCCGAGCGCGTGGCCGCCATCATCATCGAGCCGCAACTGGGCGAAGGCGGTTTTGTGCCCGCGCCCAAGCCCTTCCTCAAAGCCCTGCGCAGCCTCACCCAGAAGCACGGCATCGTGTTTATCGACGACGAGGTTCAGACCGGCATGGGCCGCACCGGCAAGTTCTGGGCCATCGAGCACGCCGAGGTGGAGCCCGACCTGATCTGCTTTGCCAAGAGCATTGGCGGAGGGCTGCCCATTGGGGGGGTGCTGGGCAAGGCCGAAATCATGGACGCTCCCGCGGTCGGCGGTCTGGGCAGCACCTTTGGCGGCAACCCCCTGGCCTGCGCCGCAGCCCTGGCGGTGCTGGACATCTTTGAGCAGGAAAACCTGCTGGAAAAAGCCCAGAAGCTCGGAGACATTCTGCACGAGGGCTTTCGCCAGATTCAGGCCCGCTTCCCCCAGACCGTGGGGGACGTGCGCGGCCTGGGGCCCATGATTGCCATGGAGCTGGTCAAAGACCCTACTGCCAAGAGCCCCGACGCCCATCTCACCCAGCGCCTGCTGGAGATTGCCTGCGAGAAAGGGCTTCTGCTGTTCAAGGCCGGGATGCACTCGAATGTGATTCGCTGTCTGGTGCCCCTGGTGGTGAGTGAAGAGGAAGCCCGGAAGGGCCTGGAGATTCTGGAGGCGAGCCTCGAGCAGGCCCTAAGCGAAGCCAAATAA
- the glyA gene encoding serine hydroxymethyltransferase, which translates to MIESPQPQLRDEQVFDLIRQEEERQRNGLELIASENFTSAAVREAVGSVLTNKYAEGYPGKRWYGGCEIVDQIETLAIERAKQLFGAAWANVQPHSGSSANIAVYAALLKPGDTVLGMDLSHGGHLTHGSPVNFSGLNYKFFGYKVRQEDELLHMEDVRALALEHKPRMIVCGASAYSRILDFKAFREIADEVGAYLMADIAHIAGLVAAGLHPSPLPYAHVVTSTTHKTLRGPRSGLILSNDLEIAAILDRSIFPGTQGGPLEHVIAGKAVAFWEALQPSFKTYSAQIIKNAQALAAEFQKRGYRVVSGGTDNHLFVVDLRPQGLNGTKATRLLDAVHITISKSTLPYDTEKIIHGGGIRIGTPAITTRGMTEEHMPIIAEFIDRALKGEDPQALKAEVKAFASRFPLP; encoded by the coding sequence GTGATCGAGTCCCCCCAACCCCAACTGCGCGACGAACAGGTGTTCGACCTGATTCGCCAGGAAGAAGAGCGGCAGCGCAACGGCTTGGAGCTCATCGCCTCGGAAAACTTTACCTCGGCGGCGGTGCGCGAGGCGGTAGGCAGTGTGCTCACCAACAAATATGCCGAGGGCTACCCCGGCAAGCGCTGGTATGGCGGCTGCGAGATCGTAGACCAGATCGAGACCCTGGCCATCGAGCGGGCCAAGCAGCTCTTTGGGGCGGCCTGGGCCAACGTACAGCCCCATTCGGGCTCGAGCGCCAACATCGCGGTATATGCGGCCCTGCTCAAACCTGGCGACACCGTGCTGGGCATGGATCTGTCGCACGGCGGCCACCTGACCCACGGCTCGCCGGTCAACTTTTCGGGCCTCAACTACAAGTTTTTCGGCTACAAGGTGCGCCAGGAAGACGAGCTGCTACACATGGAGGATGTGCGGGCCCTGGCACTGGAGCACAAGCCCAGGATGATCGTCTGCGGGGCCAGCGCCTATAGCCGCATCCTCGACTTTAAAGCCTTCCGCGAGATCGCCGACGAAGTGGGGGCCTACCTGATGGCCGACATCGCCCACATCGCGGGGCTGGTAGCGGCGGGCCTGCACCCCTCACCCCTGCCCTACGCCCACGTGGTCACCTCCACCACCCACAAGACCCTGCGGGGGCCGCGCTCGGGCCTGATTTTGTCCAACGACCTCGAGATAGCCGCCATTCTGGATCGCTCCATCTTTCCCGGAACCCAGGGAGGGCCGCTGGAGCACGTCATCGCTGGTAAAGCGGTGGCTTTCTGGGAAGCCCTGCAACCCTCCTTCAAAACCTACTCGGCCCAGATTATCAAGAATGCCCAGGCCCTCGCCGCAGAATTTCAAAAACGGGGCTACCGGGTGGTTTCGGGCGGCACCGACAACCACCTGTTCGTGGTGGATCTGCGCCCCCAGGGCCTCAACGGCACCAAGGCCACCCGGCTCTTAGATGCGGTTCACATCACCATCTCCAAGAGCACCCTGCCCTACGACACCGAGAAAATCATCCACGGCGGGGGTATCCGCATCGGCACCCCGGCTATTACCACCAGGGGTATGACCGAAGAGCACATGCCCATCATCGCAGAGTTCATTGACCGCGCCCTCAAAGGTGAAGACCCCCAGGCTCTGAAGGCAGAAGTCAAGGCCTTTGCCTCGCGGTTCCCCCTGCCCTAG
- a CDS encoding alpha-amylase family glycosyl hydrolase, giving the protein MQELRHWILLVLLLLGFAWAQQKIAVTFTYDPPVGLEVRSVSLRGSFNNWAELPMQKTEEGVWQVMVELPPGLVQYKFFINGQWPRNMCEDETFGTPQVDLEAERCEDDGQGGQNALREVGRAADDPPDSGGLALLHDPNQPQFVSQAAGRLSVRFQVPQGSIQRAVLMADKPYPMALQLTAPDGEVWRAALPLGVQSYRIQVVDKEGKELTFGPYQAPARPFRAVDWVAGRVGYQIFPDRFWNGDPSNDRRALETSQARFDQTWTGRLPYLSRWTDAPGDYHCCQQYYGGDLAGVLQRLPHLRALGVNLIYFNPLFDSGSAHGYDTHDYVRVAPRLGDNALLRRVLAEAHRQGIKVLFDFVPNHTGLGHWAFQDVVKKGRASRYWNWYFIRQWPFTPGDGRAYLGWADLGSLPKLNTLNPEVQDYLIRVSRFWLNFGFDGIRVDVANEIAPEFVRKWRAELKALKPEVYLVGEVWDLRPQYLQGDQFDSLMNYTVGRGGSPPAFGGVLGFARGGPLQNGRRVLNELARVYATYPEAVAAMGFNLIGSHDTQRVLTDLGGGGLRDTPSPEALARLRLASAMLYALPGASVFFQGEECGFTGERGQWPVNELYRYPLQWDRCRTEVLRHYQLLGRLKGQLGAFQSPLFRTYWGEGSLLAFLRGEPGVGEVLAAFNNGTERVNLRLPAGQWRDAVEGRAYQGQVGLPGLGWRYLERVR; this is encoded by the coding sequence ATGCAAGAACTCAGGCATTGGATTTTATTGGTGCTGCTCCTGTTGGGCTTCGCGTGGGCCCAGCAGAAAATTGCCGTCACCTTCACCTACGACCCGCCGGTGGGCCTCGAGGTGCGCTCGGTGAGCCTGCGCGGGAGCTTCAACAACTGGGCCGAGCTGCCCATGCAAAAAACCGAGGAGGGGGTCTGGCAGGTGATGGTGGAGCTGCCCCCCGGCCTGGTGCAGTACAAGTTCTTTATCAACGGACAGTGGCCCCGCAACATGTGCGAGGACGAGACCTTCGGCACCCCACAGGTAGACCTCGAGGCCGAACGTTGCGAGGACGACGGCCAGGGCGGCCAGAACGCCCTGCGCGAGGTGGGCCGGGCTGCCGATGATCCGCCCGATAGCGGGGGGCTGGCCCTGCTGCACGACCCCAACCAGCCGCAGTTCGTCTCGCAGGCGGCAGGCCGCCTTTCGGTGCGCTTCCAGGTGCCCCAGGGCAGCATCCAGCGGGCAGTGCTGATGGCCGACAAGCCATACCCTATGGCCTTGCAACTCACCGCACCAGACGGAGAGGTCTGGCGGGCTGCGCTGCCGCTTGGCGTGCAGTCGTACCGTATTCAGGTGGTGGACAAGGAAGGCAAAGAACTGACCTTTGGCCCCTATCAGGCCCCCGCAAGGCCCTTCCGTGCGGTGGACTGGGTGGCCGGGCGGGTGGGCTACCAGATTTTTCCCGACCGCTTCTGGAATGGCGACCCCAGCAATGACCGCCGGGCCCTGGAAACCAGCCAGGCCCGCTTCGACCAGACCTGGACGGGCAGGCTGCCCTACCTGTCGCGCTGGACGGATGCCCCTGGCGATTATCACTGCTGCCAGCAGTATTACGGCGGCGACCTGGCCGGGGTCTTGCAGCGCCTGCCACACCTGCGGGCGCTGGGGGTGAACCTGATTTACTTCAACCCCCTCTTCGACTCCGGCTCGGCCCACGGTTACGACACCCACGACTACGTGCGAGTGGCTCCCCGGCTGGGCGACAACGCCCTGCTGCGGCGGGTGCTGGCCGAGGCACATCGGCAGGGCATCAAGGTTCTCTTCGACTTCGTGCCCAACCACACCGGCCTGGGGCACTGGGCCTTCCAGGATGTGGTGAAGAAGGGGCGCGCATCGCGCTACTGGAACTGGTACTTCATCCGCCAGTGGCCCTTTACCCCTGGGGACGGGCGGGCCTACCTGGGCTGGGCCGACCTGGGTAGCCTGCCCAAGCTCAACACCCTGAACCCCGAGGTACAGGACTATTTGATCCGGGTCTCGAGGTTCTGGCTCAACTTCGGCTTCGATGGGATTCGGGTGGACGTGGCGAATGAAATTGCCCCCGAGTTTGTGCGGAAGTGGCGGGCCGAGCTCAAGGCCCTGAAGCCCGAGGTGTACCTGGTGGGCGAGGTCTGGGATTTGCGCCCCCAGTACCTGCAAGGCGACCAGTTCGACTCGCTGATGAACTACACCGTGGGGCGGGGGGGTTCGCCCCCGGCTTTTGGGGGCGTGCTGGGCTTTGCCAGGGGTGGGCCTTTGCAGAATGGGCGGCGTGTCCTGAACGAGCTCGCGCGGGTCTATGCCACCTACCCCGAAGCGGTGGCGGCCATGGGCTTCAACCTGATAGGCTCACACGACACCCAACGGGTGCTGACCGACCTGGGGGGCGGAGGGCTGCGCGATACCCCTTCGCCCGAAGCCCTGGCCCGGCTGCGGCTGGCCTCGGCCATGCTCTATGCCCTGCCGGGGGCTTCGGTGTTTTTCCAGGGCGAGGAATGCGGTTTTACCGGCGAACGGGGGCAGTGGCCGGTCAACGAGCTGTACCGGTATCCGCTCCAGTGGGACAGGTGCCGAACCGAGGTACTGCGCCACTACCAGTTGCTGGGCCGCCTCAAGGGCCAGCTTGGAGCGTTCCAAAGCCCGCTCTTCCGCACCTACTGGGGCGAAGGCTCCCTGCTGGCTTTCCTGCGGGGCGAGCCGGGGGTGGGCGAGGTGCTGGCGGCTTTCAACAACGGCACCGAGCGGGTCAACCTGCGGTTGCCAGCGGGCCAGTGGCGCGATGCGGTGGAGGGGCGTGCCTACCAGGGGCAGGTGGGGTTGCCTGGGCTGGGGTGGCGGTATCTGGAGCGGGTGCGGTGA
- a CDS encoding FtsX-like permease family protein, translating into MFNLFSLSWRNIWRHRGRSLMTAGAVGLAVFFTLVYLSFLGAMENGIYNNLTASVGHLQVRVEGYREKREFRDLLIPNAAQVEARLATQTQASRVVALEIPALVAGETRSRGVLLIGDQRPPELRERFVKQSLVEGRLPEAGDLDSIALGASLARALKVKLGDPVYVYAPGTEGRGAGAYRLVGLLRFPDPAIEARSAFLSLAAAQELAAPGSATRIELHFPFTRYSQDTQLVTLQPQLAASLEPGLSLESWREASPAIAQIFNLLTPLVLIFAAIFFGLAGLLVVNTIYLGLLERTRELGVIVALGAGPGQVTRMVVLESLLLCSSGALVGGLLGLLTIAALSGGFSLEALYGEVGGVFGLPEKVYLSLRAWDIPITLAYTLLTGLLAAWWPARVAARLEPVEAMRFTA; encoded by the coding sequence ATGTTCAACCTCTTCAGCCTTTCCTGGCGCAATATCTGGCGACACCGTGGGCGCAGCCTGATGACAGCGGGTGCGGTGGGTCTGGCGGTGTTCTTTACGCTGGTCTACCTGAGCTTCCTGGGAGCCATGGAAAACGGCATCTACAACAACCTCACCGCCTCGGTGGGCCACTTGCAGGTGCGGGTGGAGGGCTACCGCGAAAAGCGCGAGTTCCGCGACCTGCTCATTCCCAATGCAGCCCAGGTGGAAGCCCGGCTTGCCACCCAGACCCAGGCCAGCCGGGTGGTGGCCCTGGAAATTCCCGCCCTGGTGGCCGGCGAAACCCGTTCCAGGGGGGTCTTGCTGATTGGCGACCAGCGCCCTCCAGAGCTGCGCGAACGCTTTGTGAAGCAGTCGCTGGTGGAAGGGCGTCTGCCGGAGGCGGGCGACCTGGACAGCATTGCGCTGGGGGCCTCGCTGGCGCGGGCTCTCAAGGTAAAGCTGGGCGACCCGGTCTATGTGTACGCTCCAGGCACCGAAGGACGGGGGGCCGGGGCCTACCGGCTGGTAGGGCTGCTCCGCTTTCCCGACCCTGCCATCGAAGCCCGCAGTGCCTTCCTCTCGCTGGCAGCCGCACAGGAGCTGGCCGCACCGGGCAGTGCTACCCGCATCGAGTTGCATTTCCCCTTCACCCGATACAGCCAGGATACCCAACTGGTCACCCTCCAGCCCCAACTCGCGGCCAGCCTGGAGCCCGGCCTGAGCCTGGAAAGCTGGCGCGAGGCCAGCCCCGCCATTGCCCAGATTTTCAACCTGCTCACCCCTTTGGTCTTGATTTTTGCTGCCATTTTCTTCGGGCTGGCGGGGCTTTTGGTGGTCAACACCATTTACCTGGGTTTGCTCGAGCGCACCCGTGAACTGGGCGTAATTGTGGCCCTGGGGGCAGGCCCCGGCCAGGTGACCCGGATGGTGGTGCTGGAGAGCCTGCTCCTGTGCTCGAGCGGCGCTTTGGTGGGCGGTCTGCTGGGCCTGCTCACCATTGCGGCTCTCTCGGGAGGGTTCTCGCTCGAGGCCCTCTATGGCGAGGTGGGCGGCGTGTTTGGCCTGCCCGAGAAGGTCTACCTGAGCCTGCGAGCCTGGGACATCCCCATTACGCTGGCCTATACCCTCCTGACCGGCCTGCTTGCCGCCTGGTGGCCGGCCAGGGTCGCCGCCCGCTTAGAACCCGTAGAAGCCATGCGCTTTACCGCTTGA
- a CDS encoding ABC transporter ATP-binding protein — translation MTPVLQVKELTKVYRVDTVETPALRGVSLEVHPGEFIALAGPSGSGKSTLLHLMGGLDKPTSGEVWLGGQRIDGLSKAQLSNLRLWNVGFVFQAYNLIPVLTALENAAFVLELRGEPREVRESKALHALETLGMKNLAHRRPNQLSGGQQQRVAVARALAARPKIILADEPTANLDSKTGLALIEHMRALNREQGVTFVFSTHDPRLLERVDRIVRLEDGQVAA, via the coding sequence ATGACCCCCGTTCTGCAAGTTAAGGAACTAACCAAGGTGTACAGGGTAGATACCGTGGAAACCCCCGCGCTCCGGGGGGTGAGCCTGGAGGTTCACCCTGGCGAGTTCATCGCGCTGGCTGGCCCCTCGGGCAGTGGAAAAAGCACCCTCCTGCACCTGATGGGGGGCCTCGACAAACCCACCTCGGGCGAGGTGTGGCTCGGGGGGCAACGCATTGATGGTCTTTCTAAAGCGCAGCTTTCCAATCTGCGGCTATGGAACGTGGGTTTTGTGTTTCAGGCCTACAACCTGATTCCGGTGCTGACCGCGCTGGAGAACGCCGCCTTTGTGCTCGAGCTGCGCGGCGAACCCAGGGAGGTACGCGAATCCAAAGCCCTGCATGCGCTGGAAACCCTGGGCATGAAGAACCTTGCCCACCGCCGCCCCAACCAGCTTTCGGGCGGGCAACAGCAGCGCGTAGCGGTAGCCCGCGCCCTGGCCGCTCGGCCCAAAATTATCCTGGCCGACGAGCCCACCGCCAACCTCGACTCCAAAACCGGCCTGGCCCTGATTGAGCACATGCGAGCCCTCAACCGCGAACAGGGCGTCACCTTTGTCTTCAGCACCCACGACCCCAGGCTCCTGGAGCGGGTAGACCGGATTGTGCGGCTCGAGGATGGGCAGGTTGCGGCTTAG
- a CDS encoding outer membrane lipoprotein-sorting protein has protein sequence MKLRLWLLSLLCLGLGSAATDPQAVLRAIVDNQRGGSVRATLTLSVTRPDRQTQYVLEVVSDGNERAVTWVKAPPREAGQAFLRVGDNIQLYNPTLKRVLRLPPSGRSDSFLGSDLSYSDLAGRDLEQDFTPSIGAETEGSITLELIPKPQAPTPYGKLVLQASKPGFVPREVLYYDQRGQAVRKITFAQFAQVGGRSFPTQTTVEDLLRPGHRTSVVYSNYRFGLAIPESCFTVRALEAGC, from the coding sequence ATGAAGCTACGATTGTGGTTGCTAAGCCTGCTCTGCCTGGGGCTTGGCAGCGCCGCCACCGACCCCCAGGCCGTGCTCAGGGCCATCGTGGACAACCAGCGTGGGGGGAGCGTGCGGGCCACCCTGACCCTGAGCGTAACCCGCCCTGACCGGCAAACCCAGTACGTCCTCGAGGTGGTCTCGGATGGCAACGAGCGGGCCGTCACCTGGGTCAAGGCCCCACCCCGCGAGGCCGGACAGGCTTTTTTGCGGGTAGGGGACAACATTCAGCTTTACAACCCCACCCTGAAGCGAGTCCTGCGACTGCCCCCCAGCGGGCGCAGCGATAGTTTTCTTGGCTCCGACCTCTCCTACAGCGACCTGGCCGGGCGCGACCTCGAGCAGGACTTCACCCCCAGCATTGGCGCGGAAACCGAGGGAAGCATCACCCTCGAGCTCATCCCCAAGCCCCAGGCCCCCACCCCTTACGGCAAGCTGGTGTTGCAGGCCAGCAAACCCGGCTTCGTGCCCCGCGAAGTGCTCTACTACGACCAGCGCGGCCAGGCGGTACGCAAGATTACCTTTGCCCAGTTTGCCCAGGTCGGGGGGCGCAGCTTCCCCACCCAGACCACCGTGGAGGACTTGCTGCGTCCGGGCCACCGCACCAGCGTGGTCTACAGCAACTACCGCTTTGGCCTGGCCATTCCCGAAAGCTGCTTCACGGTGCGGGCCCTCGAGGCCGGCTGCTAA
- a CDS encoding EamA family transporter, translated as MAGYLFVLSAACLWGLLGVVSKWAFEQGVSPLEVAFWRAALGAVLFGAQAVWIQKVRLERPDRWAVLGFGLVGISLFYGAYQLAIESGGAALASVLLYTAPAIVALLSWLFLREPMDAHKLFAVGLTLLGVALVSLQGGGVKVSLAALFWGLLSALTYATYYLFGKLYLNKYSTPTVFLYALPVGALGLLPFVNFVPKNAEAWTAIAFLTIASTFFAVTLYFAGLRRLEATRASVVATIEPVVAAFAAWLWWGERFSLLGYLGAGLVLLGVLWMVLKPQPRAAPSL; from the coding sequence TTGGCGGGCTATCTCTTTGTATTATCTGCAGCGTGCTTGTGGGGCCTTTTAGGGGTGGTATCCAAATGGGCCTTCGAGCAGGGGGTGAGCCCCCTCGAGGTGGCCTTCTGGCGGGCCGCCCTGGGGGCAGTATTGTTTGGCGCACAGGCCGTCTGGATTCAAAAAGTGCGCCTCGAGCGCCCTGACCGCTGGGCCGTGCTGGGCTTTGGCCTGGTGGGGATTTCCCTCTTCTATGGAGCTTATCAGCTTGCGATAGAGAGCGGAGGGGCGGCGCTGGCCTCGGTGCTGCTGTATACCGCTCCGGCCATTGTGGCCCTGTTGTCCTGGCTTTTCCTGCGCGAGCCGATGGACGCCCACAAGCTCTTCGCGGTGGGCCTGACCCTGCTGGGGGTGGCCCTGGTCAGTCTGCAAGGGGGCGGGGTGAAGGTGAGTCTGGCGGCCTTGTTCTGGGGGCTTCTGTCGGCCCTGACCTACGCCACCTATTACCTGTTTGGCAAGCTCTACCTGAACAAATACAGCACCCCCACGGTGTTTTTATATGCGCTGCCGGTGGGGGCGTTGGGGCTTTTGCCTTTCGTGAATTTTGTGCCCAAGAACGCTGAAGCCTGGACGGCCATTGCTTTTTTGACCATTGCCTCCACCTTTTTCGCGGTCACGCTCTACTTTGCCGGGCTCAGGCGGCTCGAGGCCACCCGCGCTTCGGTGGTGGCAACCATCGAGCCGGTGGTGGCGGCCTTTGCGGCCTGGCTGTGGTGGGGAGAGCGCTTCAGCCTGCTGGGGTATCTGGGGGCGGGTTTGGTGCTTTTGGGGGTGCTGTGGATGGTTTTGAAACCGCAGCCCAGGGCAGCGCCTAGTCTTTAG